One genomic region from Jiangella sp. DSM 45060 encodes:
- a CDS encoding L-aspartate oxidase yields the protein MRTEDPGWTASADVVVVGSGIAGLTTALEARKAGRVLLVTKTRLADSATAWAQGGIAAALGPEDSPEQHLRDTLVAGVGLCDEDAVRTLVTEGPRRVRELVELGAQFERTPNGDIALTREGGHHRDRIAHSGGDQTGKEISRALLEALAAVREDPQIEVVEHALVTDVLTDAAGRACGVVLHVIGEGRQSGVGAALGRAVVLATGGLGQVYASTTNPPVSTGDGVAAALRAGAQIADLEFVQFHPTVLWLGRSAKGQQPLISEAVRGEGAVLRDVEGRRFMKGRHELAELAPRDVVAKGVMTAMAETGAEHVWLDARHLGGAFLEERFPTIVARCRSYGIDPATDLVPVAPAQHYASGGVRTDRRGRTSVPGLYACGEVSCTGVHGANRLASNSLLEGLVWGHRIAEDLASSLGDAHPGDPVERSGPVGLLAADARPFVQSAMTAGAGVLRSEPTLTTLAARLASLTADPASERMTPDSWETTNLHTVAVTLGRHAAMREETRGGHWREDFPDRDDPRWRGHLVSVVDPDGVLTTTYEPMKE from the coding sequence ATGCGCACAGAAGACCCCGGCTGGACGGCGTCCGCCGACGTCGTCGTGGTCGGCAGCGGCATCGCCGGGCTCACCACGGCGCTGGAGGCCCGCAAGGCCGGCCGGGTGCTGCTGGTGACCAAGACCCGTCTCGCTGACAGCGCCACCGCGTGGGCGCAGGGCGGCATCGCCGCGGCGCTCGGGCCCGAGGACAGTCCCGAGCAGCACCTGCGCGACACCCTCGTGGCCGGCGTCGGCCTGTGCGACGAGGACGCCGTCCGCACGCTGGTGACCGAGGGGCCGCGGCGGGTCCGCGAGCTGGTCGAGCTGGGCGCGCAGTTCGAGCGCACCCCCAACGGCGACATCGCGCTGACCCGCGAGGGCGGCCACCACCGCGACCGCATCGCGCACTCCGGCGGCGACCAGACCGGCAAGGAGATCTCCCGCGCGCTGCTGGAGGCGCTGGCCGCGGTCCGCGAGGACCCGCAGATCGAGGTCGTCGAGCACGCGCTGGTCACCGACGTCCTCACCGACGCCGCCGGCCGGGCTTGCGGGGTCGTCCTGCACGTCATCGGCGAAGGGCGGCAGAGCGGTGTCGGCGCGGCGCTCGGCCGGGCGGTCGTGCTGGCCACCGGCGGGCTCGGCCAGGTCTACGCGTCCACCACCAACCCGCCGGTCTCCACCGGCGACGGCGTCGCGGCGGCGCTGCGGGCCGGCGCGCAGATCGCCGACCTCGAGTTCGTCCAGTTCCACCCGACGGTGCTGTGGCTCGGCCGCTCCGCCAAGGGGCAGCAGCCGCTGATCTCCGAGGCGGTGCGCGGCGAGGGCGCCGTCCTGCGTGACGTCGAGGGCCGCCGGTTCATGAAGGGCCGGCACGAGCTGGCCGAGCTGGCCCCGCGCGATGTCGTCGCGAAGGGCGTCATGACCGCGATGGCCGAGACCGGCGCCGAGCACGTCTGGCTCGACGCCCGCCACCTCGGCGGGGCGTTCCTGGAGGAACGGTTCCCGACCATCGTCGCCCGCTGCCGCTCCTACGGCATCGACCCCGCCACCGACCTCGTGCCCGTCGCGCCGGCTCAGCACTACGCCAGCGGCGGCGTGCGCACCGACCGCCGCGGCCGCACCAGCGTCCCCGGCCTGTACGCCTGCGGCGAGGTGTCCTGCACCGGCGTCCACGGCGCCAACCGGCTCGCGTCGAACTCGCTGCTGGAGGGGCTGGTCTGGGGTCACCGCATCGCCGAGGACCTCGCGTCGTCGCTCGGCGACGCCCACCCCGGCGACCCGGTCGAGCGCAGCGGCCCGGTCGGCCTGCTGGCCGCCGACGCCCGCCCCTTCGTCCAGTCGGCCATGACGGCCGGCGCCGGCGTGCTCCGCTCGGAGCCGACGCTGACGACGCTCGCGGCCCGGCTGGCGAGCCTCACCGCCGACCCCGCGAGTGAGCGAATGACCCCGGATTCGTGGGAGACGACCAATCTGCACACCGTGGCCGTTACGCTCGGTCGTCATGCCGCCATGCGGGAGGAGACGCGTGGCGGTCATTGGCGTGAGGACTTCCCGGACCGGGACGACCCCCGCTGGCGCGGCCACCTGGTCAGCGTCGTGGACCCGGACGGCGTGCTCACGACGACATATGAGCCCATGAAGGAGTAG
- the panC gene encoding pantoate--beta-alanine ligase, with protein MTEPIVARTRDELAEALARGEQESAVVLTMGALHAGHRALMRAARDLVGAGGTLVVTIFVNPLQFGPGEDFERYPRPLGADLAVCAEEGVDIVFAPATEELYPLGDPQVTVAPGPLGAELEGAVRPGHFAGVLTVVAKLLNLTVPSYALFGEKDYQQLVLVGRMVADLDLPYEIVGVPTVREADGLALSSRNRYLSADERAAAPVLGRALEAGAAAAAGGPDAVLAAARAELTGVELDYLELRTADLATGPLSGPARLLVAARTGTTRLIDNIAVDLP; from the coding sequence GTGACCGAGCCGATCGTCGCCCGTACCCGAGACGAGCTCGCCGAGGCGCTGGCCCGCGGCGAGCAGGAGTCCGCCGTCGTCCTGACCATGGGCGCGCTGCATGCGGGCCACCGTGCCCTCATGCGCGCCGCCCGTGACCTGGTCGGCGCCGGCGGCACCCTGGTGGTGACGATCTTCGTCAACCCGCTGCAGTTCGGGCCGGGTGAGGACTTCGAGCGCTACCCGCGCCCGCTCGGCGCCGACCTCGCCGTCTGCGCCGAGGAAGGCGTCGACATCGTGTTCGCGCCGGCCACCGAGGAGCTGTACCCGCTCGGCGACCCGCAGGTGACGGTCGCGCCCGGGCCGCTGGGCGCCGAGCTGGAGGGCGCGGTGCGTCCGGGCCACTTCGCCGGCGTGCTGACGGTCGTCGCGAAGCTGCTCAACCTCACGGTGCCCAGCTACGCGCTGTTCGGGGAGAAGGACTACCAGCAGCTGGTCCTCGTCGGGCGCATGGTGGCCGACCTCGACCTGCCGTACGAGATCGTCGGCGTGCCCACGGTCCGCGAGGCCGACGGGCTGGCGCTGTCCAGCCGCAACCGCTACCTCTCCGCCGACGAGCGGGCCGCCGCGCCGGTGCTGGGGCGGGCGCTGGAGGCGGGCGCGGCCGCCGCGGCGGGCGGACCGGACGCCGTCCTCGCCGCCGCCCGGGCCGAGCTCACCGGCGTCGAGCTCGACTACCTGGAACTGCGCACCGCCGACCTCGCGACCGGCCCGCTCTCCGGGCCGGCCCGCCTCCTCGTCGCGGCCCGCACCGGCACCACCCGGCTCATCGACAACATCGCCGTCGATCTGCCCTAG
- a CDS encoding ABC-2 family transporter protein codes for MRLFATLMVLGFRRWSTYRLATAAGAFTNTVFGLIKASITVGAIGAAGGTLAGYDAQTGATYAWLVQALVAPVNVFNWNELALRIRDGDVAIDLARPLDPQFAYLAGFLGRGAHQFIPRGAPPLLAGALITGLALPATPLPYLLGAVSVVLGISVSFSVWWLVNLSAFWLIELRGVLTLNVVAMGILSGLVIPVHWFPGWLSTLAALTPYPSMLQAPVDVLMGRAQGTAALGVLAVQAAWLTGVLLLGRLVFARGARKLVVQGG; via the coding sequence GTGCGCCTGTTCGCCACGCTCATGGTCCTCGGCTTCCGCCGGTGGTCGACGTATCGTCTGGCGACCGCCGCCGGCGCGTTCACCAACACCGTGTTCGGCTTGATCAAGGCGTCCATCACGGTCGGCGCCATCGGGGCGGCGGGCGGCACGCTGGCCGGCTACGACGCCCAGACCGGCGCCACGTACGCGTGGCTGGTGCAGGCCCTCGTCGCGCCGGTCAACGTGTTCAACTGGAACGAGCTGGCGCTGCGCATCCGCGACGGCGACGTCGCCATCGACCTCGCCCGCCCGCTCGACCCGCAGTTCGCCTACCTCGCCGGGTTCCTCGGCCGCGGCGCCCACCAGTTCATCCCGCGCGGTGCTCCGCCGCTGCTGGCCGGCGCGCTGATCACCGGGCTGGCGCTGCCGGCGACACCGCTCCCGTACCTGCTCGGTGCGGTCAGCGTCGTGCTGGGCATCTCGGTGTCGTTCTCGGTCTGGTGGCTGGTCAACCTGTCGGCGTTCTGGCTGATCGAGCTGCGCGGCGTGCTCACCCTGAACGTCGTGGCCATGGGCATCCTGTCCGGCCTGGTCATCCCGGTGCACTGGTTCCCGGGCTGGCTGTCCACGCTCGCCGCGCTGACGCCGTACCCGTCGATGCTGCAGGCGCCGGTCGACGTCCTCATGGGGCGGGCGCAGGGGACGGCGGCGCTCGGCGTGCTGGCCGTCCAGGCGGCCTGGCTGACCGGCGTCCTGCTGCTGGGCCGGCTGGTGTTCGCCCGCGGCGCCCGGAAGCTGGTGGTGCAGGGTGGCTGA
- a CDS encoding ABC transporter permease: MAERLRPYRVLVGSRMRSQTAYRRSFLSDLLGSLSIGLMEFAEVYVLFANVDVLGELDFAAAALLFALSNVGFSVADLLVGHVDNLPVYLREGTLDAFLLRPLPVLAQLITSDVSLRRLGRVAVSVLILVIALPLNDIDWTPAKVALFVLTPLTGAVVFAGLFVCASAIQFWLVEGSEFSNAFTYGGAYASSYPASIFSLPMRLLFTFVVPAAFIAYLPVLVLLDLPGPPGTPHWLGWCTPLAAVAVWAVALLGWRAGLRHYTGTGS, from the coding sequence GTGGCTGAGCGGCTTCGCCCCTACCGGGTGCTGGTGGGGTCGCGGATGCGGTCGCAGACGGCGTACCGGCGCTCGTTCCTGTCCGACCTGCTGGGCAGCCTCAGCATCGGGCTGATGGAGTTCGCCGAGGTCTACGTCCTGTTCGCCAACGTCGACGTGCTCGGCGAGCTGGACTTCGCCGCGGCGGCGCTGCTGTTCGCGCTGTCCAACGTCGGCTTCAGCGTCGCCGACCTGCTGGTCGGGCACGTCGACAACCTGCCGGTGTACCTGCGCGAGGGGACGCTGGACGCGTTCCTGCTGCGGCCACTGCCGGTCCTGGCCCAGCTGATCACCAGCGACGTGTCGCTGCGCCGGCTCGGCCGGGTCGCCGTGTCCGTCCTCATCCTCGTGATCGCGCTGCCGCTCAACGACATCGACTGGACACCGGCCAAGGTCGCGCTGTTCGTGCTGACACCGCTGACCGGGGCGGTGGTCTTCGCCGGGCTGTTCGTCTGCGCCTCGGCCATCCAGTTCTGGCTGGTCGAGGGGTCGGAGTTCTCGAACGCCTTCACCTACGGCGGCGCCTACGCGTCGAGCTACCCGGCCAGCATCTTCAGCCTGCCGATGCGGCTGCTGTTCACGTTCGTCGTGCCGGCCGCGTTCATCGCGTACCTGCCGGTGCTGGTGCTGCTGGACCTGCCCGGTCCGCCGGGCACACCGCACTGGCTGGGCTGGTGCACGCCGCTGGCCGCCGTCGCCGTCTGGGCCGTCGCCCTGCTGGGCTGGCGGGCCGGCCTTCGCCACTACACCGGGACGGGATCATGA
- a CDS encoding ATP-binding cassette domain-containing protein, whose amino-acid sequence MTEPIIQVRDLRREFVVRSPAGRLRRARTVVAAVDGLTFDLADGAAVGYIGANGAGKSTTIKMLTGILVPTEGTVRTCGLDPVRRRRDLARQIGVVFGQRSQLWWDLPLAESFRALAAIHRLPEASWPVRRDELVDRLDLGEFLATPVRQLSLGQRIRGEIAAALLHSPRLLILDEPTIGLDVLSKERLRVFLAEQRALHGTTLLLTTHDMDDVQRLTDRVLVVDHGRLVYDGTLPGLTAQVGAERVMVVDLVEPVPDLGRVDGARRVAVESDGLRHRFAFTPERTTAGAILEAVGRRGQVRDLAIEEPDIEDVVRRLYLTQVRSDGPAATP is encoded by the coding sequence ATGACCGAGCCGATCATCCAGGTGCGCGACCTGCGCCGCGAGTTCGTCGTCCGCAGCCCGGCCGGCCGGCTGCGCCGCGCGCGCACCGTCGTCGCCGCCGTCGACGGGCTGACCTTCGACCTCGCCGACGGCGCCGCCGTCGGGTACATCGGGGCGAACGGCGCCGGGAAGTCGACCACCATCAAGATGCTCACCGGGATCCTGGTGCCGACGGAGGGGACGGTGCGCACCTGCGGGCTGGACCCCGTGCGCCGCCGACGCGACCTGGCCCGGCAGATCGGCGTCGTGTTCGGGCAGCGCAGCCAGCTGTGGTGGGACCTGCCGCTGGCGGAGTCGTTCCGGGCGCTGGCCGCGATCCACCGGCTGCCGGAGGCGTCCTGGCCGGTCCGCCGCGACGAGCTGGTGGACCGGCTCGACCTCGGCGAGTTCCTGGCGACGCCGGTGCGCCAGCTCTCGCTCGGCCAGCGGATCCGCGGCGAGATCGCGGCGGCGCTGCTGCACTCGCCGCGGCTGCTCATCCTGGACGAGCCCACCATCGGGCTGGACGTGCTGAGCAAGGAGCGGCTGCGCGTGTTCCTCGCCGAGCAGCGGGCGCTGCACGGCACGACGCTGCTGCTCACGACGCACGACATGGACGACGTGCAGCGGCTCACCGACCGCGTCCTGGTGGTCGACCACGGCCGGCTGGTCTACGACGGGACGCTGCCCGGGCTGACGGCGCAGGTCGGCGCGGAGCGCGTCATGGTCGTGGACCTGGTCGAGCCGGTGCCCGACCTCGGCCGCGTCGACGGCGCCCGCCGCGTCGCCGTCGAGTCCGACGGGCTGCGGCACCGGTTCGCGTTCACCCCGGAGCGGACGACGGCGGGCGCGATCCTGGAGGCGGTCGGGCGACGCGGCCAGGTGCGCGACCTCGCCATCGAGGAGCCCGACATCGAGGACGTCGTGCGCCGCCTCTACCTCACCCAGGTCAGGAGCGACGGTCCCGCAGCAACACCATGA
- a CDS encoding MFS transporter — protein sequence MTSPSVTLQAPATGTGRPPRVTLLVASAATLLVLMNYTAPLATLRDIGASFELGHAAVTWTLNGVPLGLAALSLAAGSVADDYGRKRVFLVGLGVLAAAMVAGAMAPTATVFVVARVVQGAASAALLASSLGLIAHAHPDGHARLRATTVWGATVSAGIAVGPIVAAAPVPGGWRTAYVVFAVLGVVIAVIGAVVLDESRAPVRRRFDGLGVTTLGLGLSALFTALIQVRDGVTVSAVVFAVAAVALLGGFVLAEWRGREPMLDLSLFARRDFVAATVGALATGVAVIGFFSYLPTLMQQGLGLSAMSTALLSSLWAGIAFVVALEVRRLARHWPGWAIVAVGLGLSAVGTVALLGFLDAGSWQRLLPGLVVAGVGSGLVNGILPRLAVDSVPPRSAAMGSGANSAARYVGAAIGVAVAVAVVGAAGPDLGHATDVMLMTGAVLAAVSALLMVLLRDRRS from the coding sequence ATGACCTCCCCGTCCGTCACCCTCCAGGCCCCCGCCACCGGCACCGGCCGGCCACCGCGGGTGACCCTGCTCGTGGCCAGCGCCGCGACGCTGCTGGTGCTGATGAACTACACCGCCCCACTGGCGACGCTGCGCGACATCGGGGCGAGCTTCGAGCTCGGCCACGCGGCGGTGACGTGGACGCTCAACGGCGTCCCGCTCGGCCTGGCCGCACTGAGCCTCGCCGCGGGCAGCGTCGCCGACGACTACGGCCGCAAGCGAGTGTTCCTGGTCGGCCTCGGCGTGCTGGCCGCCGCGATGGTGGCCGGCGCGATGGCCCCGACGGCGACGGTGTTCGTCGTCGCCCGCGTGGTCCAGGGTGCCGCCAGCGCGGCGCTGCTGGCCAGCAGCCTCGGCCTGATCGCCCACGCCCACCCGGACGGCCACGCGCGGCTGCGCGCCACCACCGTCTGGGGCGCGACGGTCAGCGCCGGCATCGCCGTCGGCCCGATCGTCGCCGCGGCCCCGGTGCCCGGCGGCTGGCGGACGGCGTACGTCGTGTTCGCGGTGCTCGGCGTCGTCATCGCGGTCATCGGCGCGGTCGTGCTGGACGAGTCGCGTGCGCCGGTGCGGCGTCGGTTCGACGGCCTCGGCGTCACCACGCTGGGACTCGGCCTGTCGGCGCTGTTCACCGCGTTGATCCAGGTGCGCGACGGCGTGACGGTGTCGGCCGTGGTGTTCGCCGTGGCCGCCGTCGCGCTGCTCGGCGGGTTCGTCCTGGCCGAGTGGCGTGGCCGCGAGCCGATGCTGGACCTGAGCCTGTTCGCCCGGCGCGACTTCGTGGCGGCAACGGTCGGCGCGCTGGCGACCGGCGTCGCCGTCATCGGCTTCTTCAGCTATCTGCCGACGCTCATGCAGCAGGGGCTCGGGTTGTCGGCGATGTCGACGGCGCTGCTGTCGTCGCTGTGGGCGGGGATCGCGTTCGTCGTCGCGCTCGAGGTGCGCCGGCTGGCCCGGCATTGGCCCGGCTGGGCGATCGTCGCCGTCGGGCTGGGGCTGTCCGCCGTCGGCACGGTCGCGCTGCTCGGCTTCCTCGACGCCGGGTCCTGGCAGCGGCTGCTGCCCGGCCTCGTCGTCGCCGGCGTCGGCAGCGGTCTGGTCAACGGGATCCTGCCGCGGCTGGCGGTCGACTCGGTCCCGCCTCGCAGCGCGGCGATGGGCTCCGGCGCCAACAGCGCGGCCCGCTACGTCGGCGCGGCGATCGGTGTCGCCGTGGCGGTCGCCGTGGTGGGTGCGGCGGGACCCGATCTCGGCCACGCCACCGACGTCATGCTGATGACCGGCGCCGTGCTGGCCGCGGTGAGCGCGCTGCTCATGGTGTTGCTGCGGGACCGTCGCTCCTGA
- a CDS encoding helix-turn-helix domain-containing protein, whose product MALGTDYGGQDCSLAKALELVGERWTPLILRDAFVGVRRYRDFLDHLDIPRAVLAARLQALVDAGVMTKERYQDAPPRDEYVLTAMGRDLWPALHLLSQWGERHLSEHGPRRVYTHLSCGSQLRNGSCPTCGAVRPEDVEVRPGPGATQTRTDAVSVALREPHRLLEPLRTS is encoded by the coding sequence ATGGCGCTCGGAACCGACTACGGCGGCCAGGACTGCTCCCTGGCCAAGGCGCTGGAGCTGGTCGGCGAGCGGTGGACGCCGCTGATCCTCCGCGACGCCTTCGTCGGCGTACGCCGCTACCGCGACTTCCTCGACCACCTCGACATCCCGCGCGCGGTGCTCGCCGCCCGGCTGCAGGCACTGGTCGACGCCGGCGTCATGACGAAGGAGCGGTACCAGGACGCCCCGCCGCGCGACGAGTACGTGCTCACCGCCATGGGCCGCGACCTGTGGCCGGCGCTGCACCTGCTCAGCCAGTGGGGCGAGCGGCACCTCAGCGAGCACGGCCCGCGACGCGTCTACACACACCTGTCGTGCGGTTCGCAGCTGCGGAACGGCAGCTGCCCGACCTGCGGGGCCGTCCGGCCCGAGGACGTCGAGGTGCGGCCCGGCCCCGGCGCCACGCAGACCCGCACCGACGCGGTCAGCGTGGCGCTGCGCGAGCCACACCGGCTGCTCGAGCCGCTGCGCACGTCCTGA
- a CDS encoding Rossmann-like and DUF2520 domain-containing protein — MTEERPARLDVGVVGTGRVGAVLGAALARAGHHVVAGYGVSLTSRTRAGALLPDVPLVDVPQVFARAGLVLLAVPDDALPALVEGLAATNTVRPGQLVVHTSGRYGVGVLDPATKAGALPLALHPAMTFTGTSVDLQRLSGATFGVTAPEPLWPVAEALVVEMGADPVRVAEEHRALYHAALSHAANHLVTLVNEAMDLLRSAGVAEPDKVLAPLLSAALDNSLRQGDDALTGPVSRGDAGTVASHLAEIAAARPESVSTYVALARRTAGRALAAGRLKAGDAEALIDVLAEPPSAL, encoded by the coding sequence ATGACGGAGGAACGGCCGGCGCGGCTCGACGTCGGCGTCGTCGGTACCGGGCGAGTGGGCGCGGTGCTCGGCGCGGCGCTGGCCCGGGCCGGGCACCACGTGGTCGCCGGTTACGGCGTCTCGCTCACCAGCCGCACCCGGGCCGGCGCGCTGCTGCCTGACGTGCCGCTGGTCGACGTGCCGCAGGTGTTCGCCCGGGCGGGGCTGGTGCTGCTCGCCGTCCCCGACGACGCGCTGCCGGCGCTGGTCGAAGGGCTGGCCGCGACGAACACTGTCCGGCCCGGCCAGCTGGTCGTGCACACCAGCGGGCGCTACGGCGTCGGCGTGCTGGACCCGGCGACGAAGGCCGGCGCGCTGCCGCTGGCGCTGCACCCGGCCATGACGTTCACCGGCACGTCGGTCGACCTGCAGCGGCTGTCCGGCGCGACGTTCGGCGTCACGGCGCCGGAGCCGCTGTGGCCGGTGGCCGAGGCGCTGGTCGTCGAGATGGGGGCCGACCCGGTCCGCGTCGCCGAAGAGCACCGCGCGCTCTATCACGCGGCGCTGAGCCACGCGGCGAACCACCTGGTCACGCTGGTCAACGAGGCCATGGACCTGCTCCGCTCTGCCGGCGTCGCCGAGCCCGACAAGGTGCTGGCGCCGCTGCTCTCCGCGGCGCTCGACAACAGCCTGCGCCAGGGCGACGACGCGCTGACCGGCCCGGTCTCGCGCGGCGACGCCGGCACCGTCGCCAGCCACCTCGCCGAGATCGCCGCGGCCCGCCCGGAGTCGGTGAGCACCTACGTCGCGCTGGCCCGGCGCACCGCCGGCCGGGCGCTGGCCGCTGGGCGGCTCAAGGCCGGCGACGCCGAGGCGCTGATCGACGTGCTCGCCGAGCCGCCGTCGGCGCTCTGA
- a CDS encoding FtsX-like permease family protein: protein MRSIVLAGLRAHLLRLVLTGLVVVLSVGFTAATLILTDSLDAGTRQELAADAEGVDLAVLAPDGATLSPDEVAAVGEADGVAAAAPRSGVSVHTVDTDGRIDPFATARLLAAPLGADVPDGGVLLDRRSADRLGLAEGDEITVAAEGTADLVTLPIAGLTELSADGIDDLELTAGWDLVREFADPPGASRVDLRLEDGADAAAVRSALGADHEVITGSELAQRLMDSSSQREALRIPLLMLGAVSLIVAAFVIANTFRILVAQRTRELALLRTVGATRRQVLRGVLAESVAIGLAGSLVGVGAGALTALAAGSALGESLVLTVTAATVAWSVAIGVLMTVGSALLPARAATRVAPLAALQAVPDGADSRATGRARIALGVLGLAAGALVLVAGAAAGTSGGGAGLILVVFGAAVCFLGLLILGPKVVPPLVRAIGAVAARLSGGWRSTAELATANAVRNPRRVAATTAALLIGVTTVAGFLTVVESSRQSVGAVVDGRIPADFAVRTATADPIPDDVARAIEELPETGSVTDDGADLLAVNAADGVDDEDARAAIVAATEDHPELSVQSFAQRRAEFEENLNEAVNLVLAILALALVIAFIGIANTLSLSVHERTREIGLLRALGLTRRQTRVMLGVEAALMGAVAAVVGSAAGALFAWAAVASVEELDFVVPWGQLAISAAVATLLGVLASIAPGQRAARTSPVMALAAE from the coding sequence ATGCGATCGATCGTGCTGGCGGGGCTGCGCGCCCATCTGCTGCGGCTGGTGCTGACCGGCCTGGTCGTCGTCCTGTCGGTGGGCTTCACCGCGGCGACGCTGATCCTCACCGACTCGCTGGACGCGGGCACCCGCCAGGAGCTGGCGGCCGACGCCGAGGGGGTGGACCTCGCGGTGCTGGCGCCGGACGGCGCGACGCTGTCGCCGGACGAGGTCGCCGCCGTCGGCGAGGCCGACGGGGTGGCCGCGGCCGCGCCCCGGAGCGGCGTGAGCGTGCACACCGTCGACACCGACGGCCGGATCGACCCGTTCGCGACCGCCCGGCTGCTGGCCGCGCCGCTGGGTGCCGACGTGCCGGACGGCGGCGTGCTGCTGGACCGGCGCTCGGCCGACCGGCTGGGCCTGGCCGAGGGCGACGAGATCACCGTCGCGGCCGAGGGCACGGCCGACCTGGTCACGCTGCCGATCGCCGGCCTGACCGAGCTGTCCGCCGACGGCATCGACGACCTCGAGCTCACCGCGGGCTGGGACCTCGTCCGCGAGTTCGCCGACCCGCCCGGCGCCTCGCGGGTGGACCTGCGGCTGGAGGACGGCGCCGACGCGGCCGCCGTCCGGTCCGCGCTGGGCGCCGACCACGAGGTGATCACGGGGAGCGAGCTGGCGCAGCGGCTGATGGACTCGTCGTCGCAGCGCGAGGCGCTACGGATCCCGCTGCTGATGCTGGGCGCGGTGTCACTGATCGTGGCGGCGTTCGTCATCGCGAACACGTTCCGGATCCTGGTCGCCCAGCGCACCCGGGAGCTGGCGCTGCTGCGCACCGTCGGCGCGACCCGGCGCCAGGTGCTGCGCGGCGTGCTGGCGGAGTCGGTCGCGATCGGGCTGGCCGGCAGCCTCGTCGGCGTCGGGGCCGGAGCGCTGACGGCGCTCGCGGCGGGCTCGGCGCTGGGTGAGTCGCTGGTGCTGACGGTCACCGCGGCGACGGTGGCGTGGTCGGTCGCGATCGGCGTGCTGATGACCGTCGGGTCGGCGCTCCTGCCGGCCCGGGCCGCGACCCGGGTGGCGCCGCTGGCCGCGTTGCAGGCGGTGCCGGACGGCGCCGACAGCCGCGCCACGGGACGGGCCCGGATCGCGCTCGGCGTGCTGGGGCTGGCGGCCGGCGCGCTGGTGCTGGTCGCGGGCGCGGCCGCCGGGACGTCCGGCGGCGGGGCCGGGCTGATCCTGGTCGTGTTCGGCGCGGCGGTCTGCTTCCTCGGCCTGCTGATCCTCGGCCCGAAGGTGGTGCCGCCGCTGGTCCGCGCGATCGGCGCGGTGGCCGCCCGGCTGTCCGGCGGTTGGCGGTCGACGGCCGAGCTGGCCACGGCGAACGCGGTGCGCAACCCGCGCCGGGTGGCGGCCACGACGGCGGCGCTGCTGATCGGCGTCACGACGGTGGCCGGCTTCCTCACCGTCGTGGAGTCGTCCCGGCAGAGCGTGGGCGCGGTGGTGGACGGCCGGATACCGGCCGACTTCGCCGTCCGCACCGCCACCGCCGACCCGATCCCGGACGACGTCGCGCGGGCGATCGAGGAGCTGCCGGAGACCGGCTCGGTGACCGATGACGGCGCCGACCTGCTGGCCGTCAACGCGGCCGACGGCGTGGACGACGAGGACGCGCGGGCGGCGATCGTCGCGGCGACCGAGGACCACCCCGAGCTGTCCGTGCAGAGCTTCGCCCAGCGGCGGGCCGAGTTCGAGGAGAACCTGAACGAGGCCGTGAACCTGGTGCTGGCGATCCTGGCGCTGGCGCTGGTGATCGCGTTCATCGGCATCGCGAACACGCTGTCGCTGTCGGTGCACGAGCGGACCCGGGAGATCGGGCTGCTGCGGGCGCTCGGCCTGACCCGCCGCCAGACCCGGGTGATGCTCGGCGTCGAGGCGGCGCTCATGGGCGCGGTGGCGGCGGTGGTCGGGTCGGCGGCCGGCGCGCTGTTCGCCTGGGCCGCCGTCGCCAGCGTCGAGGAGCTGGACTTCGTCGTGCCGTGGGGACAGCTGGCCATCAGCGCCGCCGTCGCGACCCTGCTCGGCGTGCTGGCCTCGATCGCCCCCGGCCAGCGGGCGGCGCGCACGTCACCGGTCATGGCGCTCGCGGCCGAGTGA
- a CDS encoding ABC transporter ATP-binding protein, whose amino-acid sequence MSLPSTIPSGAPGAVLAPAVRAVGLTKLHGSGDTAVRALDAVDVAFAAGRFTAIMGPSGSGKSTLVHCLAGLDTATSGRALLGDTDLTALNDTELTLLRRERLGFVFQAFNLLPTLDAEANVLLPLKLAGKRPDRRWFAEIIDVLDIGDRLRHRPSELSGGQQQRVAVARALINRPEVIFADEPTGNLDSRSGGEVLAILRTSVRELGRTVVMVTHDPVAASSADRVVMLADGHVAGEIADPTPDAVIDGLRRLGG is encoded by the coding sequence GTGAGCCTGCCTTCCACGATTCCTTCCGGCGCCCCGGGCGCCGTCCTCGCGCCGGCGGTCCGTGCCGTCGGCCTGACCAAGCTGCACGGCAGCGGTGACACCGCCGTCCGCGCTCTCGACGCCGTCGACGTCGCGTTCGCGGCCGGGCGGTTCACCGCGATCATGGGTCCGTCCGGGTCCGGCAAGTCGACGCTCGTGCACTGCCTGGCCGGGCTGGACACCGCGACGTCGGGCCGGGCGCTGCTCGGCGACACCGACCTCACCGCGCTGAACGACACCGAGCTGACGCTGCTGCGGCGCGAGCGGCTGGGCTTCGTCTTCCAGGCGTTCAACCTGCTGCCGACGCTGGACGCGGAGGCCAACGTGCTGCTGCCGCTGAAGCTGGCCGGCAAGCGGCCGGACCGGCGCTGGTTCGCCGAGATCATCGACGTGCTCGACATCGGCGACCGGCTGCGGCACCGGCCGAGCGAGCTGTCCGGCGGACAGCAGCAGCGGGTCGCCGTGGCGCGGGCGCTGATCAACCGGCCCGAGGTGATCTTCGCCGACGAGCCCACCGGCAACCTGGACTCCCGCTCCGGCGGCGAGGTGCTGGCGATCCTGCGCACCAGTGTGCGCGAGCTCGGCCGGACCGTCGTCATGGTGACGCACGACCCGGTCGCGGCGTCGTCGGCGGACCGTGTCGTCATGCTCGCCGACGGTCACGTCGCCGGCGAGATCGCCGACCCCACGCCCGACGCCGTCATCGACGGCCTGCGCCGGCTGGGCGGCTGA